A window from Akkermansia muciniphila encodes these proteins:
- the queF gene encoding preQ(1) synthase, protein MSEPLTLLGSQSSFFTSPDDAKLESFPNRGTRPYTITLDTHEFSSLCPVTGQPDSCHLVITYVPDEKCVETKSLKYYLASYRNYPAFNEQIVNRITDDLVAAISPRWLKVEGRFSPRGGIQLSAMAEHNPENRPL, encoded by the coding sequence ATGTCCGAACCTCTGACTCTACTCGGCTCACAAAGCTCCTTCTTCACCAGCCCTGACGACGCCAAGCTGGAATCCTTCCCCAACCGCGGCACGCGTCCCTACACCATCACGCTGGACACGCATGAATTCTCCTCCCTCTGCCCCGTCACCGGGCAGCCGGATTCCTGCCACCTGGTGATCACCTACGTTCCGGACGAAAAATGCGTGGAAACCAAATCCCTTAAATACTACCTGGCCTCCTACCGCAACTACCCGGCCTTCAATGAACAGATCGTCAACCGCATCACGGATGACCTGGTGGCCGCCATCTCCCCCCGGTGGCTGAAGGTGGAGGGCCGCTTCTCCCCCCGCGGCGGCATCCAGCTCAGCGCCATGGCGGAGCACAACCCGGAAAACCGCCCCCTCTAA
- the queC gene encoding 7-cyano-7-deazaguanine synthase QueC: MDKTETAVLLSGGLDSSVALHWAHRNHRVRVALSFDYASNHAERELECAAWQAASLGIEHRVIDISAISAHLKSALLSGAEDIPDGSYDEELMKQTVVPFRNGIFLSIAAGVAESCGAQQLVIAAHSGDHSIYPDCREEFMAAMTEAVRLGTYAGLGILRPFIHTSKGGIAAMGRELGVDFSRTYSCYKGGPVHCGACSTCMERREAFREAGIPDPTVYAPAAQRPNTRD; this comes from the coding sequence ATGGACAAGACGGAAACCGCCGTGCTGCTCAGCGGAGGGCTGGACTCCAGCGTAGCCCTGCACTGGGCGCACCGGAACCACCGCGTGCGGGTGGCCCTCAGCTTTGACTACGCCTCCAACCACGCGGAACGGGAGCTGGAATGCGCCGCCTGGCAGGCCGCCAGCCTGGGCATAGAACACCGCGTGATTGACATCTCCGCCATCTCCGCCCATTTGAAATCAGCCCTCCTCTCCGGCGCGGAAGACATCCCGGACGGCTCCTATGACGAGGAGCTGATGAAGCAGACTGTCGTCCCCTTCCGCAACGGCATCTTCCTGTCCATCGCCGCCGGAGTGGCGGAAAGCTGCGGAGCGCAGCAGCTCGTCATTGCGGCCCACTCCGGGGACCACAGCATTTATCCGGACTGCCGGGAGGAATTCATGGCCGCCATGACGGAGGCCGTCCGCCTGGGGACCTATGCCGGGCTGGGCATCCTGCGGCCCTTCATCCACACGTCCAAGGGGGGCATCGCCGCCATGGGCCGTGAACTGGGCGTAGACTTCTCCCGCACCTACTCCTGCTACAAGGGCGGCCCCGTCCACTGCGGCGCCTGCTCCACCTGCATGGAACGCCGGGAAGCCTTCCGGGAAGCGGGAATCCCGGACCCGACGGTTTATGCGCCTGCGGCGCAGCGGCCAAATACCAGGGATTAA